A window of Carassius carassius chromosome 44, fCarCar2.1, whole genome shotgun sequence contains these coding sequences:
- the LOC132126535 gene encoding ERBB receptor feedback inhibitor 1-like: MRTDCSWSMSTAGLTAQEICLPAQSLFLRDSHWYSMAGAKPSWKYHDLHNIYFIDSSTDYNIQSQQQVLPSFSGAEKQRTDLQSQNSPGGQPLPPKKPRPSQLTLHTDPFTSSPAEDDQVVPCFKRLTVSDCISPPQTPSRVTKPLPPIPGSAELSPDQAMDSEVEFFNGDDNRCLVSESCSKHSSFRYGMPSRRSFRGCGQINYAYFESPTSLQKPQPQPQKLRQERETQQREQELRDHHHQLQQQQQQQNCLRQQERTQRKLRRSHSGPAGCFNKPTSFRLSSHHQNMQGMDKPEVPPRVPIPPRPIKTGDYRRWSAEVSSGANSDDDRPPKVPPREPVSGSSSRTPSPKSLPVYLNGIMPPTQSFAPDPKYVSRGLQRQNSEGSPCILPIMENGRKASTTHYFLLPQRPSYLDKHEKYLTDSTASRGTDASDLSSDWDCQSNRKTMHQIDFV; encoded by the exons ATGCGAACCGACTGCAGCTGGAGCATGTCCACTGCAGGCTTGACTGCCCAGGAGATCTGTTTACCCGCACAAAGCCTATTCCTGCGGGACAGCCATTGGTATAGCATGGCCGGAGCTAAGCCCTCTTGGAAATACCATGATCTACACAA TATATACTTCATTGATTCTTCTACGGATTATAACATTCAGTCCCAGCAACAGGTGTTGCCATCATTCTCAGGAGCAGAAA AACAGCGGACTGATCTTCAGTCACAAAACAGCCCAGGAGGCCAGCCGTTGCCCCCAAAAAAGCCCAGACCTTCCCAACTCACCTTGCACACAGACCCTTTCACATCCAGCCCTGCTGAAGACGACCAAGTGGTTCCCTGCTTTAAACGTCTAACGGTATCTGACTGCATCAGTCCTCCCCAGACGCCCAGCCGAGTCACCAAACCCCTTCCCCCAATTCCCGGTTCAGCAGAGCTTTCCCCGGATCAGGCTATGGACAGTGAGGTAGAGTTCTTTAATGGAGATGACAATCGCTGCCTAGTTTCTGAATCTTGCTCAAAACACTCTTCGTTCCGCTATGGAATGCCCAGTCGAAGGAGTTTCAGGGGCTGTGGACAGATTAACTACGCATACTTTGAAAGTCCAACATCCCTGCAGAAGCCACAGCCGCAGCCGCAAAAGCTGAGGCAGGAGCGGGAAACCCAGCAGAGGGAACAGGAGCTCCGCGACCACCACCAccaactacagcagcagcagcagcagcaaaactGTCTCCGACAACAGGAACGTACACAAAGGAAGCTGCGGCGTTCCCATTCTGGCCCTGCCGGCTGCTTCAACAAACCCACCTCCTTCCGGCTGTCCAGTCACCACCAAAACATGCAAGGCATGGATAAACCGGAAGTTCCTCCCAGAGTTCCTATTCCCCCACGACCAATCAAGACTGGAGACTACCGCCGCTGGTCAGCCGAAGTCTCATCGGGAGCCAACAGCGACGACGACCGACCTCCAAAAGTACCTCCTAGAGAACCTGTATCCGGCAGTAGTTCCCGCACCCCGAGCCCAAAGAGCCTTCCAGTGTACCTCAACGGGATCATGCCCCCAACACAGAGCTTTGCCCCGGACCCCAAATATGTCAGTCGTGGCCTGCAACGACAGAATAGTGAAGGTTCCCCGTGCATTCTGCCCATTATGGAGAACGGCAGGAAAGCAAGCACCACGCACTACTTCCTTTTGCCGCAGCGTCCGTCGTACCTGGACAAACATGAGAAGTATTTAACAGACAGCACAGCGAGTCGAGGCACGGATGCCTCGGATTTGAGTTCCGACTGGGACTGTCAAAGCAACAGGAAAACAATGCACCAAATCGactttgtatga
- the LOC132126304 gene encoding small ribosomal subunit protein bS16m-like — protein MVHLSSFLLKKYHGGHVVIRLALGGATNRPFYRIVAAYNKRARDSKYIEQLGSYDPLPNIQNEKLVAFNYERIKYWIACGAHTTKPVAKLLGLAGFFPLHPMTITEAERRQKAALTEEFKTDSQEKVEK, from the exons ATGGTCCATTTAT CTTCTTTCCTGCTCAAAAAATATCATGGGGGGCATGTGGTCATCAGGCTGGCACTAGGAGGTGCCACTAACAGACCCTTTTACCGCATTGTGGCTGCTTATAATAAACGGGCAAGAGACAGCAAATATATTGAGCAGCTGGGCTCATATGACCCTCTCCCAAACATACAAAATGAAAAACTTGTCGCCTTCAATTACGAAAGAATCAAGTACTGGATTGCATGTGGGGCTCATACCACAAAACCAGTGGCCAAACTTCTAG GATTGGCTGGATTTTTCCCACTGCATCCAATGACGATAACAGAAGCAGAGCGGAGACAGAAAGCAGCTTTGACCGAAGAATTTAAAACAGACAGTCAAGAAAAAGTGGagaagtaa
- the LOC132126745 gene encoding uncharacterized protein LOC132126745, whose amino-acid sequence MSLNNDLGPTLEKIFNDADSFQNLSIALGNVSIQVDQMTMEPVKISNISDLQPFVQCTLNFANLTEEIKDGAWVCVGSCKKIPKFCNQRGVCLNEINGPQCMCYSSPFEKYYGDHCELYSRGAGFYAVLFGCLAAFALLIIVFGVMILVLYRAKSRASSKRRLSLFDDDFFDFTSRGSIDSGYGIQNLSVTEDSAFSRFSSYHENTPVR is encoded by the exons ATGTCTCTAAATAACGATTTGGGACCCACCCTGGAAAAAATCTTTAATGACGCAGATTCATTTCAAAATCTCAGCATAGCTCTTGGTAATGTTTCCATCCAAGTTGACCAAATGACCATGGAGCCAGTTAAAATATCAA ATATTTCAGATCTGCAGCCATTTGTGCAATGCACACTGAATTTTGCAAACTTAACAGAGGAGATCAAAGATGGAGCATGGGTATGTGTGGGATCATGCAAAAAAATTCCCAAATTCTGCAATCAACGAGGTGTATGCCTTAATGAAATAAATGGACCACAGTGCAT GTGTTACAGTTCTCCCTTTGAGAAGTACTATGGAGATCATTGTGAGCTTTACAGCAGAGGGGCCGGTTTCTACGCTGTTCTCTTTGGCTGTTTGGCAGCTTTTGCTCTACTTATCATTGTCTTTGGTGTGATGATTCTGGTGCTCTACAGAGCCAAGAG CAGAGCATCAAGCAAAAGGAGATTATCACTTTTTGACGATGACTTCTTTGATTTTACATCAAGAG GATCCATAGACAGTGGTTATGGGATTCAAAATTTGTCAGTCACAGAAGATTCAGCATTCAGCAGATTCAGCTCATACCATGAAAATACACCTGTGCG ATAA